A part of Anolis sagrei isolate rAnoSag1 chromosome 3, rAnoSag1.mat, whole genome shotgun sequence genomic DNA contains:
- the LIPT2 gene encoding octanoyl-[acyl-carrier-protein]:protein N-octanoyltransferase LIPT2, mitochondrial produces the protein MAAAVRVVRLGRVSLKASLEVQDSLVRLQREERSPEGLAGRLLVWEPEAPVYTVGLRGLGVGSEAPAWEWELGRLSALGAGLVRVRRGGLCTFHGPGQLVAFPVVDLRRMPGRPPLRAFVAQAGEAAARLCRGEPFGLRHARHRTPPHTGVWLQGRKVCAIGVHCGHHITSHGLALNCCTDLTWFDHIVPCGLEGTEVTSLSKELQRHVSVEEALEPFLAAFQEVFQCTLIEDESPRTKENGGF, from the exons ATGGCGGCGGCGGTGCGGGTGGTGCGCCTGGGCCGGGTCTCCTTAAAGGCTTCCCTGGAGGTTCAGGATTCCCTGGTGAGGCTCCAACGAGAGGAAAGAAGCCCCGAAGGCCTCGCCGGGCGGCTCCTCGTCTGGGAGCCCGAGGCGCCGGTGTACACAGTGGGCCTCCGCGGCCTAGGAGTCGGCTCCGAAGCCCCGGCCTGGGAGTGGGAGCTAGGCCGGCTGAGCGCGCTGGGGGCCGGGCTGGTGCGCGTGCGGCGCGGGGGGCTGTGCACCTTCCACGGTCCCGGGCAGCTGGTGGCCTTCCCGGTGGTGGACCTGCGGAGGATGCCCGGGAGGCCCCCGCTGCGCGCCTTCGTGGCCCAAGCGGGAGAGGCCGCGGCCCGGCTCTGCCGAGGAGAACCCTTCGGGCTCCGCCACGCCCGGCACAGGACGCCCCCCCACACCGGAGTCTGGCTCCAGGGAAGGAAGGTCTGCGCCATcg GTGTGCACTGTGGGCATCACATCACCTCCCACGGCTTGGCTCTGAATTGCTGCACCGACTTGACGTGGTTCGACCACATCGTTCCCTGCGGCCTGGAAGGGACGGAGGTCACCTCCCTGAGCAAAGAGCTGCAGAGGCACGTCTCGGTGGAAGAAGCGCTCGAGCccttcctggctgccttccaAGAAGTCTTTCAGTGCACTTTAATCGAGGACGAGTCGCCCAGAACAAAAGAGAACGGCGGTTTCTAG